The sequence below is a genomic window from Acetobacteroides hydrogenigenes.
CGGCGTACAGATACCTCTATTGTTTATTACAGTTCCAAATTCAACATTACTTGTTTTGGCATTTTGCAATAGTTCTTTAATATAAGTTGATAAGTTAGGTGTACTTGCAATTCTTGTTGCCATAGAACATGGATCGAAGGGTATGGGATTTGGTATAATAAAGGGACCACCTGTTCCATTCGGTTCGTTAGTATCTGGATCTGGGTCGGGATTGGGATCGGTATTTGGATCAGGGTTGTATGGTCTTTCCCCAATTATCACCAGTTCATCAATATCACCTGTCATTGGTATTGGCATAGTTTTGAAAAGTAACTCCTCCATATGGGTCTTTATGGAACAATCGCTTTTTGGGTAGGCTACATCAAGCAAAACAAATCCCATGCTTATTTGATCTCGATCGAGGTATTGTTGATCGCTTTGATCAACAGATCCCGAAACAAGCAAGCCGGCAGACGAAGGCTCGACGCCAGCACGCGAGCTGTACGGTAGCGATATTCCGTTCTCTTCAGCGGCATCCAGAATATACTGATCATCTCGGCAATCTATTTCATATGTACCCCATGGTAAAATAAGCGTAACCTTGTAAACCTTTGCCGACTTCAAATATTTCGCCTTATGCCAGCTTGGCTCGGACACCTTGGTGTCGTACGCTTGGTTGTCGGCAGATGTGCTTCGAAACAGCAGGTTCCTCTGCTTCTGGTACGCTTCAATTTCCGAGAGCAGGGAGGCTCGTGTGGTACAGTTCCACATCGCGAAGATCGCTCGGGAGCGAAGCTCCCGTACTTTAGCTTCGTAGTCCGCAATGGCCGCATCCTCTTTGGTGCTCCAAAAGCGGCTGTCCTTATCTACCGTGTAGCGAACAATTTTTTCATGAAGCATGCTGTTGTGGGTCACTCTGAAGAAGTACTCGACGAGGCGGTCAATGTCCGCATCCGTTCGTTCAAGATCCTTGCTGGTTAGGTTCTCTGAAGTGCTTTTGAAGTCGGTGAGGGCTAGCATCCGATTTGCGGCAGCGAGCGACGAAAGATCTTGAAACAGCTGTTTTCTTGCTCGAATAGCTTCCTTCTCTTTGCTGTTTTCAGGCTCAATGCCCTCTTTATGACAGCCTACGAAAGCAATACCTACTAGCAGAAGTGCGAAAATGTGCTTTATTTTCATGTGTTAAAAAAGATTTATTGCGCAAACATGAAGCATTTTTCACTGTGAAAAAAATTAAGATTGCTTGATAATAGTATATATTTTTTTATCGTAATCGCACATTTGCTTAACATTGAAAGCCCAAACACAATCACGGTGGCCAAAGCTTTTAGCCATCGAATTCGCTTCGGTTACAGCATCGTCTACTTGTCCCCCAAACTTACCAATTCCGCCCCACCCTTCCCATCCCTTAACCGAAAAACCGCACCCAAACCCCTTCCACCCGCACTATAAGCCACATAGCAGAAAAAAGTTGCCGGTTGTAGCTAATTTTTTCATCAAATATTTTTGGTTATTTAAGTTAATCCTATTAGCTTTAAGACGTTTTCAAAATATTTACAACCACAAACAATTAAGTATCATGACAAGTACCACAGAAACCGGCAACGCCAAGAACGTGGACAACGCCGAATTCCTAATCGCAATCATCGCCACATTTGGCACCAAGTACAACCCCAGCAACCCCGCCATTGCCACTACGGCCCTGCAGGCGAAGGTAACCGCCGGCCGTAAGTCCATCAACGACGTAAGCCTTGCACAGGGAAACTTCTTCCAGGCCGCTTCCGCCCGCGAGGAGGCGTTTAAGGGGCTGCTACCGCTCACCACCCGAATCGTTAACACGCTGAAGGCCTCCACCACCTCCGAGAATATCGACGCCAACGCCACCACCATTATCCGTAAGCTTAGGGGAAGCCGCGCCAAGCCCCTCCCCGAGCCCAAGCCCACCGCCCAGGGCGAGGTGGCCGTTAAGGCGGAAACCGTCTCGGTGTCGCACAAGAGCTTCGACAGCCTGACCGACAGCCTCGACGAGCTGGTGAACCTGCTGGCCACCACGCCCGAGTACGCGCCCAACGAGCCCGAGCTCAAGCTCGAAGCCGTTAGAGCCTACGCCACCGAGCTGCGCGCCAAGAACAACGCCGTGAACGCGGCCATTGCCGCCCTCGATGCCGCCCGCGCGGCCCGCAACCGCGAGCTCTACGAGCCCGACAAGGGGCTGGTTGATCTTTGCCTTACCGCCAAGCTCTACGTAAAGGCCATCTTCGGCCAGTCGAGCCCCGAGTACAAGCAGGTGGCCAAGGTAGAGTTTCAGAAGAATTTAATCTAATTCTTACCATAAAATACCAAGGTCTGGCGTGAGCCACACCTCCTTTCTGTAAGGGCGGAAGTCTACTGTAAGGACTTCCGCCTATTTTTTTGCAGATAAGGCTGCTGCAGCAATTGCCGTCAAAGCTACGTATGAAGGAATAAAATCGAAACGTAAAATAGATGCACAACGAAAAGTCGGCATGGATTGGTAAAAAGAGTCGTAAGGCTATCCCGTAAACACCATGGCGAAGTTGAAGGCGCTAGCT
It includes:
- a CDS encoding 2Fe-2S iron-sulfur cluster-binding protein, translating into MKIKHIFALLLVGIAFVGCHKEGIEPENSKEKEAIRARKQLFQDLSSLAAANRMLALTDFKSTSENLTSKDLERTDADIDRLVEYFFRVTHNSMLHEKIVRYTVDKDSRFWSTKEDAAIADYEAKVRELRSRAIFAMWNCTTRASLLSEIEAYQKQRNLLFRSTSADNQAYDTKVSEPSWHKAKYLKSAKVYKVTLILPWGTYEIDCRDDQYILDAAEENGISLPYSSRAGVEPSSAGLLVSGSVDQSDQQYLDRDQISMGFVLLDVAYPKSDCSIKTHMEELLFKTMPIPMTGDIDELVIIGERPYNPDPNTDPNPDPDPDTNEPNGTGGPFIIPNPIPFDPCSMATRIASTPNLSTYIKELLQNAKTSNVEFGTVINNRGICTPYTGLADNCIVGMSLNTYVATMIHSHPSQCGAIFSAGDIKVMWDAYRTGHADPASFNYGVATSYNTVYFLSIADGGKFAAFAKNWGLTNGYGALEGFFNETFKNQVWDLNSYELETKFLQFIDNAGLMLFTKITDDDYDPLTRDGLGNPINIKC